tctcgccgccgggaatcggcccctcgtgacctcgtcgccgttttccctttttctctccgccggtggccgccgccgcaatccgccgccgtcgagctccctctggcgaatccgagccgttggctcgtctcccctcgtctcgtgcaaccacccggtgtgctcgctttcgcctgtatcgccgtgattcgctccgccgctcgtcgccgccgcccgccgtccattcgcggccggcgtcttcgtcttcctccagccggcccgcgaggcagccacgtaggcgccacgtcggtgccaccTCGGCACAACCGAGTCGGCTGACCCggtcagccgctccctccgttccaccctccccgtgcgcgcggtccaccgcgagccgtgaggctacgcgtgggcccgccgcacccgcGTCccccgcgaaccgcgcgcgtgcgccgcgccccgcccaaaccctagcgccgcgtcgcgtgctccctccgcacggtgaaccgtgccgccgacaagcgggtcccacccgggaccacgcaaggtggacccggcccaccggctccccctctcctctccgcccgcgcgcgcgctttgggccgccttcttgggccggccggccccatttagctcggccgagccgccccttcctctcgggccgcgccctagccgcccgaggaaagtctgatttccctccctccttcttttcttttctttttctttttcaaaaaggatttaaataaatcctttttcctttagaccaaaaatccaataatcttagaaattcaatatcttcccgaccgtaaatccgtttgactccgttcaacttccaaaattcctcaaatctcgagatctatctaatggcacgcttagaggtcattaatagggctttattttcgccgtttgttgagttgtcccgttttgcgtgtagtttcggagcccgaagacccgtagtgcgaggatttcgaggatcaagctcaagatctcgagcgaggcaagccacctttgaacatcttgagcctatatttgaacttaattatgttgcttgaaaaatattatgcattgataggatcacacttaatctgcttgtcccgtctgcaaggcagattggcggacctacctatttgttgcatttgatccttcctctgttaattgttataccatgtttcCTTGTAACCACCTAGTCGCGCCTCGaaaatcgtgcactctgcacgagtatcgacggtcgccttcaaacttaaaatctgagtaacttcttgggtaaaacttgggttttacaaaagacttggaaaacccgacacctgggtcggtgcttgtgaactaaatgaatttccaaaaccgcggaccggggaacgtaccgggtgtacggtttcccgctcttacacttaaggaccgtttccttggaatttcatccgaacataagacaagtacgaccacatgggtggaatgggacacccctggctgagtaactagcttatcaggggagccttgatgccgagagacatgtggattcgccggggtggtgtcggggaggatccctgggcttcctggcacagtatggtctgggacctaacctgttgttggtctgggacccctctcgtcggcatatggtaaacctgtgtcggctttcgaaatgccttgtcatgaaatcttggaggtctcccgacgtggctgatccccacgggctgggtgatccgggttagtaatgtcgtgtgggtaaagtgtaccccctctgcagaggtgattaaaactgttcgaacagccgtgcccacggtcatgggcggatgtgaggtgattcctagcgtagttttgtttaaCTACTGCCTTGTGAATTTGCTGTTGTCGAAAGGGgatcgatgtttgaaaaatctgcagctgatggatCAGCTAGGcctgggtggccgtttgaaggttgttggcccgggtggccgtttaaaagttgttggcccgggtggccgtttgaaagttgttggccgggtgccaactttgaatcaattcaaaagactgatacattgcacatactccgaccggacgagacgcactgtctcatccgtgtcgtttgagaagcactcacttagttgatttcagaaaagagttcaaataaaatcaattgcaaaaacaacagcctttccttgaagcctgcattaaacacttatttcccatggcttgctgagtactcccgtactcacacttgctctatataaataatcccccccagttgttgaagaagatgaagcggatcccgctgacgaggagttcttccaggagcaagccggctacgatgagttttagggtttcggcctagttcccaagtcgcgcctgtgatgtttggtccaagtcttggcttccgcttcccttttgtaatgcagttgtgagctcgggatctgtccgcagcccaacatgactgtactcctactctataataaagagacctctgttgctgtgatattctgtcttcctgtgataccagcactgtttcctaggactggtatcgattaacaggttaatttggagcgtcacgggctagttccggtcgggactagttcgagGCGTGACAGTTTGTTTGCCGCATCCACTAAGATAACCATTGGTGATGGGAATATAGCGTGATTCTGGGACTCTGCGTGGATTGATGGGAGAAGACCAAAGGACCTCATGCCCCTAGTATACGCAATTTctaagaagaggaaaaagaccCTGCGCCAAGGAAAGGAGAATGATGCCTGGGTAGGTGATTTGGCACTGGAGACAAACCCAGTAATTACAGTGGCCCTTTGTGGAGCAGCTGGTTGCCCTATGGACTGCAGTCCACAACGTGCAGTTAGAAGAAGAAGAGTCAGACCAAATCGCCTGGAAGTTCACTCCTCATGGGCACTACTCGGCTTCATCGGCCTACAAAGCGCAGTGTGTTGGCGCGCCTGACACAACTTTTGACTTCTTGATCTGGAAGGTCTGGGCGCCCGGAAAATGCAAACTCCACGCTTAACTTATCATACAGAATAGGGTTTGGACCTCTGACCGGCTTGCGACCAGGGGTTGGCAAAATAATGGCAGGTGCCCTCTCTGTAGAAGAGAAGATGAAATGGCTTTGCATCTTGTCGCTGAGTGCAGGTATACGAGACGGATTTGGAACCTCGTTGCGACATGGGTAGGGTTCCACCAGCTAAAACCCCGACGCTGGGGGGTGGCGCAATCGGTTAAAGATTGGTGGGAAAGGCTGGCCTCTGTGTCTGGCGTCCCCAAGAAGGGACTCCGCACCCTGATTCTACTCATCGTATGGGAAGTCTGGAAGGAGCGAAATAGGAGGATATTTGATCATAAGGAAGCCGCAACCTCGTATCTCCTTTCAAAGATAAAAGAAGAGGCTGGCATGTGGGCCTTAGCAGGCGCCAAGCGTCTTGGAGAGATCATCCCGCAGTTTGTATAGTGTACAGCTTTCCTtgttttttgctttttctttaCCCTTAGGGGTTGTATTTTTCTCCTGCTATATTCAATGAATAAGCACATTCTTGTGCTggttcctttcaaaaaaaaaaagataacatcACTTACTTTGTAATGCAAATACTTCTTGAAATTCTTAGGAGAACTAGTAGTAGGTTGATCTTAATCAGATGAGTATGGTTTTCAAAATTGCGGCAACTAATTTCGTGTtagaataaatttataaaacgTAATAAGCTTATGTCTATTGGAGGTAGATCTACATAtaacatttattttttaaaaaaagtagtatTTGAGAAATTATTGAAAGTTAGAATTTTAAAGGGaccatcaaatatttatgagtGACGCGATGTGCCAGCTGCTGCCAAAGCTCAAGTCTGAAGAAAGAGTACAGTACGCAATTCTTCAGGCCTATTTTAGATGGGCCTTACTCTGGGCTCATCTTTGTCTAAAGACCTGTAAAATTCCAGCCCATACATGTGAATTGGCCAGGATTGAGGCCCATATCAGCGAGGTACATGACagaattttgtttatttatacattttttattaaaatatttacaaaaatatttttttatttcgaaaatttacaaatctaatcgccctcccaaagggcggcaagggacctaaatgcaaaatttttatttgtgttcaaaccctttccaccggttttaattgcttaaaaactaataatgcttattcgatacttcaaatgattttaaatgaaaaagtgataaactacaaagttatagatctcatcaagatctacaacttttatataaaatttatctcCATCCAATGTCGTTTGAGatgtagatctgagattttttaaaatgtgttttatattttgtaacgaatatttgaatatctaaaacatcttaaatgaaaaagttgttaactacaaagttgtagatctccttgagctctactattttgatataaagttttattacatctgactttatataatataattttaaattataaaatcatAGAGCTAACAAGTTGTACTGAAAAATTTGCATTTAGAttccttgccgccctctggaagggcgatttttaaaaatcgccctcccaaagagcggcaggcgattagatttgtaaatttttgaaacaaaaaattatttttgtaaatattttaataaaaaaaatgtataaataaaaaaaattcgtacATGACACACATTGGAATATCTGCCGAAGTGAGAAATGGATAATGGAAAAGCGAAAGCATGTACGGGAATTTTCAGAGATTGGCCTACCTTACGTaatagtattattattatttttagaagTATATGACAAAAATAACTTCATCTAATATAATACACGGTTACAGTAAATCATGCGTTAAAAAAAACTGCCTCCCGATCAGTCTCTACATGAACTAGATTACATATATTCAGAGAAATTAAAGCACCTTCCTTATTGATCATacatggcgatcgatcgatgcaccACCACCATCTTTGGCTTAATTTCATCGTGCTCATAGCAAGAAATGAATCACTTGCCCAGTTGCTGCTTGCTAATTTTCTACTACCTGCTTTTCTCCATCGATCAGTTAAGTTGGTTCAGCTCCAGCCTGCACCATTCAGATCGATGTTTTCGCGCCTGTGAGAGTGGGACGACGACCTGCCATTGATGCTGAGGTCCAGCTCCGACGCCTGCAGCGTGCTCATCTCGCGGCGCCGTTCATCCGAACACGATCGTCGCCTGCTCGGCTCGTTGGGGAACAGCAGGTAGTGGTGCTCCTTGCCtgatcttgctgctgccggCTCAAATGGCGGCAAGCCGATGGACAGGATGTCCTGCTCTCCTCTGTGGCCATGAGAGCGCGAGTGATGCGAGCCCTCGCAGTCGCAGGCGGTCAGGCAGCTGTCCACCGATCCATCGccgacctgctgctgctgctggtgatgGTGAAGCTGGGTGTGCTCGTTTTGGAGGCGTTTCGATGAGGAGGCGTTTGCAGTTGCAGCAGTTTCTGCTACGGCGATGGTGCCGAGTGCCTCCTGCGCCTTCTCCAGCACTGACTGCAGGTACTTTCCTTGGGCTTCAATCCGAAGCTGCAGGTGTCTTTGTACCTTTTATTTTCAGGATCCATGATCACTTATAAATACTACTGATTTATTTATTAGGAGACACAAGACTATTGCTATGCATTGTTACATATATTCCATCGAGAAACAACTGAAAGATTTTTATATATACCTCTAGTTGTTCATGCAGCCGTCTCTGCACCTCAATTTGCATCTGGAGGGCTTCATTTATGTGCATAGAACTGCTAAAAAGATTGTGAAATATACATTACATTCTGATGTTTGATGTTTCTATTCATGAGAGAAAAAATTAACTTTATTTGCTTCTTAGTTACCTGTTTGTCTGAGTCTCTAGGTCCAAGTGACTAGCCGGTGATCCATTTCCTTCACATGGTTTATCTATCTCTGTCGTACTACAACCTAAGACTGAAAACGTGAAAGCAAGTTTACTATCTCGCTTATTACTAATACTGATAATCAAGctacttcagagttcagaatcATGTAGCACTTACCACCTTGTGCACGGGAAGCATTGGCTTGAGATTGAAGATTCTTGCTAAGTCGGTATTTCTACGATAAAAGAAGCCAACTTAGTTTCTATCTTCAAGTCACGAATAATGCTAGACACCTATAGTTTAAACATATTTCAAAATGTACCTGAAGATGACTCTTAAGATGGTAAAGGGTTAATCCAGGAATTCCCATGAGCCTCATGATTGTTTTCGGCGTCGCCTCTGAAGAAGTTTCAAGTGTAGCCATTGTAAGATATGCAAATTTACCATTCCTCTGCTGCTTCAAAGCAtgaatgattaattaagttttgaaTACTCACTGTCCGGCCCTCCCAGCTGATTTACTGCTTCCACAAAACGCTCATGCAACTCTGATGTCCATTTTAACCGAGGTTTAGCGTCGGTCGAGAGGACAAGCCCTGATGATGAATCTGCTCCGCCTTGCAGGAGAAATTGCTTCTCCGGAGGCAAACCCGGCCTTGAAGACAGGTGCTGGCTATCACTCTGAACCTGTTGCTGATGATACATCATCTGCCATCAAAGATGTCATGTTCCTAATTTGCAGATATCATCTTGTGTGAGCATAAGCATATGATACGAAAGGCCTCTCTTCCTTGCATGGTTCAAAGAAACTAACACAGTAGTACATACAGACCTGTTCAGTTCCAGTCATGCACTGAAATGTCTGTCTGCTTGTAGTAGGCTGCACATTTATCAGTAGTGATAAGATCCTCTGCAGCCTTTTTCAGTGCCTCTATTTGTAGTAACCAAAGACTTGATTGGATTATGTGTGTATGGTCTTCTGGGAGTGAGACAACCTTGGCTTCTTCAGACTATCTGCCTCTCCAATGactagctgctgctgcctctGCTCATGTCAAGGTCTCAAGCAGAGAGTCTTGAGTCTTTATAAGGCAGGGAAGAGAATGTGGAATCACTGGGAcaacacacacactcaagcCTGCCTGACCCAATCTTTGCAGCAACTGAAAAGAGATATTATCCTTATTCTCTCAGGGTGCCCGTGGACCCTAACCTCTGCCGATCTTTTCCATTGTAAATTCCAAAAACGCTCTCCCATTCTGATTATACACTTGTACCAACTTTGGTTGAAATTACATGGCACATGAGAAGGGCGAAAGGCGAAGAAcaatcttttatttttcttccttttcttttcttttgagaaactagggggagggaggggcgggGGGAGCACCTTATTCTCATGACAACTTTGGGGCTGTGGTGCTGCAAACCTATGGTGTTAGAACTTGCCGGCCTCTTCGGCTGGATTCCTGAATGATATCCATAGTTGAGAACTAATTCTGGTCTCCACTGCATTTCTGGAGGCCTATAAGTGTTGAAATGAAAGGGCAACATCTGTGGTCAATCAGCATTGGTTAAGATTCCATATGATCTGCTGTATGATCACAATGAATTGTTTCGCATTTTGCCCGGATGCGGTGTACATATGTGTGCACAAGTTCTTTCTTGATCAGAATTCAGGCACACTTGGTTAAGGAATAATAGAGTGGTTAACCTAAGAGGCCCAAAGTTCTTTTgactgcagctgcagctgcaggcaTCCAGAAGAAGAATTGTGCAAAGTTGCCTGCATAGAGTGAAAGTGAAGTTGCCCATTCTATAACCCCTTTGATGCCTTCTTGGGGTTGCACAAAGGCATGGAATGGAATAATGGAATAAGCATAGAATTCCCTTTTGTCTCCTTTGGTAAGTTTGGCACCTGTTCAGCTACCTGCAAGCCAAAGCAAGCTGCTGGTAGGGTTAAGGCAATCTAAATAGGGCTGTGTCTGTGTAACCTTTTAAGCCATTGCCGTAACTTCGTTGCTGTTCTTCATATGGCACCCAAAAGTGAGCTTAAAATGAAGGTTTAGTTCCAACGTTTTTAAGCACTCTTTGCTGCTTTCCCTTTATTCCTGCCTCAAAAAAACCGCCTCTAGAAGTATCAACAGCACTCCCATCCTTGTCCATTCAGGTTTAAATCCGGGTTAGGATCCCACACAACTTTGTGACCGACATATGGATCTAACGAAAcctagacccacatgtcaatgataAAGTCACTGTGACTTTAAAGTTAGAGGAACTGGTACCAACTGTCAGGTACACATTCAGCAAGCCATACCAAAATTTTTAATGAACGCTAGAGCTTCTTGTCAGATCTCAAAGGGAGATGATCATACTTGCATGCTCCCACAGTGCTACGTCATGTGCGTTTCATGATTGCATCAGCATCTGTAATCCTTTTGAAGTTTATAGACTCCTGCCATGTGAAAATGAGAGGAATCTAGACGATAAGCTTGCGGCGTAGTGGACTAGAGTTTTATCCCCCGTGACCTTTCTTTCTACACCCCAATTAACCTTGTCAAGTTGGTGTTGCTCAGGAAGACAACTTGTTAATTGCAAGGGCTGTAAATATTCCTCACAAAATTTACCTTTATTAGTCCTTTTTATATACTAGTACGGCCGTGCTGTTTCACTCGCGTAATAAGTAGGAATAATTCATCCAGCCTGTTATGTTAATGTTTGGCCAAGTACAGTTGTGTTGTTTCAGAGTATCAAACTACTCCAGGTAGGATACAAAGTTAATAACGCAATATGTGCCACGAGAGTGATAAACCAGAGATCAAGTATTCACCAGAGATCAAGTATTCAGATGCTGCAGGTCTGGTTGAAAAAGATTGACAGAGTATGGGCATACGAAGGCAGAGCACATCAGTATTTTCGTTGTTCTTTCAAAAGTCCCTTGCATTGCACTTTTATTCGGATTTGTGCCTGTTGCTGTTACGTGGTTCGATACAATTTCATCTAAGTTGGTAAGGGAATCTTGGTGGCTAACCCAGGTACGGATATCACTTGTACTAAGATAAGCAAAGTGCTCCTGTGATATGGTATCTATACCTGTATTTCCTTAGCTATATATCGAAGTTGAATATGTTCTGTTCCAGCTGATAGCTGCCTGATTCTCCAGCTTTGGTCGATCGTGAGTTGTCAACAAAGGTAACCGATCAATGATCATACAGAGAAACTAAAACCATGTTTATGTTCCAACAGCATCGGTtcgtgaaagaaaaaaagaactataaCACGGTACCGTAGAATATGGAATAAACTCCTTCAGCCCTAATGGCCTTAGCTTTCTCTAACTCCGTTTTATGCTGTTATAT
The window above is part of the Oryza sativa Japonica Group chromosome 7, ASM3414082v1 genome. Proteins encoded here:
- the LOC4344327 gene encoding myb-related protein 1 isoform X6, producing the protein MMYHQQQVQSDSQHLSSRPGLPPEKQFLLQGGADSSSGLVLSTDAKPRLKWTSELHERFVEAVNQLGGPDKATPKTIMRLMGIPGLTLYHLKSHLQKYRLSKNLQSQANASRAQGVLGCSTTEIDKPCEGNGSPASHLDLETQTNSSMHINEALQMQIEVQRRLHEQLEVQRHLQLRIEAQGKYLQSVLEKAQEALGTIAVAETAATANASSSKRLQNEHTQLHHHQQQQQVGDGSVDSCLTACDCEGSHHSRSHGHRGEQDILSIGLPPFEPAAARSGKEHHYLLFPNEPSRRRSCSDERRREMSTLQASELDLSINGRSSSHSHRRENIDLNGAGWS
- the LOC4344327 gene encoding myb-related protein 1 isoform X5, which encodes MMYHQQQVQSDSQHLSSRPGLPPEKQFLLQGGADSSSGLVLSTDAKPRLKWTSELHERFVEAVNQLGGPDKATPKTIMRLMGIPGLTLYHLKSHLQKYRLSKNLQSQANASRAQGVLGCSTTEIDKPCEGNGSPASHLDLETQTNSSSMHINEALQMQIEVQRRLHEQLEVQRHLQLRIEAQGKYLQSVLEKAQEALGTIAVAETAATANASSSKRLQNEHTQLHHHQQQQQVGDGSVDSCLTACDCEGSHHSRSHGHRGEQDILSIGLPPFEPAAARSGKEHHYLLFPNEPSRRRSCSDERRREMSTLQASELDLSINGRSSSHSHRRENIDLNGAGWS
- the LOC4344327 gene encoding myb-related protein 1 isoform X2 — protein: MTGTEQMMYHQQQVQSDSQHLSSRPGLPPEKQFLLQGGADSSSGLVLSTDAKPRLKWTSELHERFVEAVNQLGGPDKATPKTIMRLMGIPGLTLYHLKSHLQKYRLSKNLQSQANASRAQGVLGCSTTEIDKPCEGNGSPASHLDLETQTNSSMHINEALQMQIEVQRRLHEQLEVQRHLQLRIEAQGKYLQSVLEKAQEALGTIAVAETAATANASSSKRLQNEHTQLHHHQQQQQVGDGSVDSCLTACDCEGSHHSRSHGHRGEQDILSIGLPPFEPAAARSGKEHHYLLFPNEPSRRRSCSDERRREMSTLQASELDLSINGRSSSHSHRRENIDLNGAGWS
- the LOC4344327 gene encoding myb-related protein 1 isoform X4, with translation MTGTEQMMYHQQQVQSDSQHLSSRPGLPPEKQFLLQGGADSSSGLVLSTDAKPRLKWTSELHERFVEAVNQLGGPDKATPKTIMRLMGIPGLTLYHLKSHLQKYRLSKNLQSQANASRAQVLGCSTTEIDKPCEGNGSPASHLDLETQTNSSMHINEALQMQIEVQRRLHEQLEVQRHLQLRIEAQGKYLQSVLEKAQEALGTIAVAETAATANASSSKRLQNEHTQLHHHQQQQQVGDGSVDSCLTACDCEGSHHSRSHGHRGEQDILSIGLPPFEPAAARSGKEHHYLLFPNEPSRRRSCSDERRREMSTLQASELDLSINGRSSSHSHRRENIDLNGAGWS
- the LOC4344327 gene encoding myb-related protein 1 isoform X3, with translation MTGTEQMMYHQQQVQSDSQHLSSRPGLPPEKQFLLQGGADSSSGLVLSTDAKPRLKWTSELHERFVEAVNQLGGPDKATPKTIMRLMGIPGLTLYHLKSHLQKYRLSKNLQSQANASRAQVLGCSTTEIDKPCEGNGSPASHLDLETQTNSSSMHINEALQMQIEVQRRLHEQLEVQRHLQLRIEAQGKYLQSVLEKAQEALGTIAVAETAATANASSSKRLQNEHTQLHHHQQQQQVGDGSVDSCLTACDCEGSHHSRSHGHRGEQDILSIGLPPFEPAAARSGKEHHYLLFPNEPSRRRSCSDERRREMSTLQASELDLSINGRSSSHSHRRENIDLNGAGWS
- the LOC4344327 gene encoding myb-related protein 1 isoform X1, producing MTGTEQMMYHQQQVQSDSQHLSSRPGLPPEKQFLLQGGADSSSGLVLSTDAKPRLKWTSELHERFVEAVNQLGGPDKATPKTIMRLMGIPGLTLYHLKSHLQKYRLSKNLQSQANASRAQGVLGCSTTEIDKPCEGNGSPASHLDLETQTNSSSMHINEALQMQIEVQRRLHEQLEVQRHLQLRIEAQGKYLQSVLEKAQEALGTIAVAETAATANASSSKRLQNEHTQLHHHQQQQQVGDGSVDSCLTACDCEGSHHSRSHGHRGEQDILSIGLPPFEPAAARSGKEHHYLLFPNEPSRRRSCSDERRREMSTLQASELDLSINGRSSSHSHRRENIDLNGAGWS